The following coding sequences are from one Rutidosis leptorrhynchoides isolate AG116_Rl617_1_P2 chromosome 11, CSIRO_AGI_Rlap_v1, whole genome shotgun sequence window:
- the LOC139875602 gene encoding uncharacterized protein: protein MGGLIVYQMCEVKMCWLPRGGVESSQMQQLLSIMNHIQLVNDRDQWCWEGFRYGLYSVSKARLRRLPTKSNLLAKGMEFENDNCCVCDNGLEDDLHAFANCVNSKLIWLKVASWINLDIPSWNSLDGLWSWVDGVPIIGNHKTIVTAIIYSTLWNIWRLQNSTTFKDSKFRKCHVLDSIVVDSFNWLYARFKKSRVNWTVWLQNPLNAL, encoded by the exons ATGGGCGGGTTAATTGTGTATCAGATGTGTGAAGTAAAGATGTGTTG GTTGCCAAGAGGTGGCGTTGAGTCTTCTCAAATGCAGCAGCTCTTGAGCATCATGAATCATATTCAGCTTGTAAATGACCGGGATCAATGGTGCTGGGAAGGTTTCAGATACGGGTTGTATTCGGTCTCAAAAGCAAG GTTACGACGTCTGCCAACCAAGTCCAACTTGTTGGCGAAAGGAATGGAGTTTGAAAATGATAATTGTTGTGTATGTGACAATGGGCTAGAAGATGATCTGCATGCTTTTGCAAACTGTGTTAATAGTAAGTTAATTTGGCTTAAAGTTGCAAGCTGGATAAATTTGGATATCCCTTCATGGAATTCGTTAGATGGTTTATGGTCATGGGTGGACGGTGTTCCCATTATTGGCAATCATAAAACGATTGTTACTGCGATTATATACTCTACTCTTTGGAACATTTGGCGGCTTCAAAATAGTACTACTTTTAAGGATTCAAAATTTCGCAAGTGTCATGTCTTAGATAGCATTGTTGTTGACAGTTTTAATTGGTTGTATGCTAGGTTTAAAAAGAGTAGAGTGAACTGGACGGTGTGGTTACAAAACCCACTGAATGCTTTGTAA